From the Malus domestica chromosome 17, GDT2T_hap1 genome, one window contains:
- the LOC103405246 gene encoding uncharacterized protein isoform X3 — protein MASDGPDEPCNSETEPETIALRIKQKRSRRVSFADTEITSVHIFNRDEEYDTPPDPKPRPSSQNDVAQAENPVIGFFRDLGGDSDDFRDSDDDDQNDDGSKSFFRPNGSPSPGSSVPGSATSNDEDNFFGPVSANFIRPGRLSDSAASDDIHEATLDTTAFSMHYRSLARSDSGGDLKTPTAVRLAFEERTPIHSTNVTDSGSLMSLTKPKMLTPQSSVPADKVRSGEDSNDMSIIEENPHKYEYGRLSPSLDALLAAGSKDLHADSVAVPASSMSPKGDEVSASDENEIGHMRNGRTTDTPNEAESVSCIKLSEGNGGSFHQTAYDASSNRGRNPAAGDFVDGQIQTPNQLNNVNKEFTEVGSPRDMKKLELTAVNGKVLPEFNSEALQFNVFVQHEPAYQHSSQGMVQEYSLKEKTYNKDQHLDQQYRSPMEGSILLLSARHQQSVWNTPNLARHSRIVTPSSKQPGSFLSAEHTKHNEWVSSIQKSISRFTLPEPSPCASSLKDGIEKLKCRLSSYSSVNSPIKNVMADISKDLQCKFSNSPTACLEKQTAMPDLNSGQKSLFNMNSNGNENPINISMLSQVNETTDLDKDEEPQHSMVTNTPLKDTFGTPRKAVASPSQLSLSGSKMTHHLLMLETPTEGLLVSAGTAPILAGEREDSPPHLQIESEKNFQSPSKGAVILNSPDKSIPGGAEPLHSKPYVCSSMTEQYLQSPSSKESAENPSTKGRSQGPPWENPTLNSTGRKVTQSPLKKVPSQSPHRKESTLSPPRKELTPSPGREPIRSPFVKELTRSPIVRDPIQSPIVREPIHSPFIKDMNQSPSRKESTNSPSRLDSSYAADTENMQPFAGKDLVSHESNSNGHPSSDDCYQGVYNSRSPFTGQDSEKSVGRKRRNLGIISEDGYCTDMIPRIQKSPKVPRSENCNPEFMLHQSNKGYDGRVKCGGDTTWKCWTDILVKFSGDTEQLLSPSARKLNLRAIGVLDDMLVHLLKAKKYGTLCSEVQSQKFDCINVGHKRVAEARLLLYKIVYEKAKLQLMQVKRDKLQSRVQLLRSAIQKSQMLKLNYIRCQSEPSEWQTHVDDSHHQSSLVNSEGEQEKDFKHFENCYKDYKPEKPFVTTKQGE, from the exons TGCAACTCCGAGACCGAACCGGAAACAATAGCCCTAAGAATCAAGCAGAAGCGCTCCCGCCGCGTGAGCTTCGCCGACACCGAGATCACCTCCGTCCACATATTCAACCGCGACGAGGAGTACGACACACCTCCCGACCCCAAGCCCCGACCCAGCTCTCAAAACGACGTCGCACAGGCCGAGAACCCGGTGATAGGGTTTTTTAGGGACTTGGGCGGTGACAGCGACGATTTTAGGGATTCCGATGACGATGACCAAAACGACGACGGGAGTAAGTCGTTTTTCAGGCCAAATGGATCGCCCTCTCCTGGGAGTAGTGTTCCGGGCTCTGCAACCTCCAACGACG AAGACAATTTCTTTGGCCCTGTATCGGCCAATTTCATTAGACCAGGACGGTTATCTGATTCCGCGGCCTCAGATGATATTCATGAAGCTACATTGGATACTACAGCATTTTCAATGCATTACCGCAGTCTTGCAAGGTCAGACTCCGGAGGAGATCTCAAGACCCCAACGGCAGTGCGCCTTGCCTTTGAAGAGAGGACGCCAATCCATAGTACCAATGTTACTGATTCTGGAAGTCTCATGTCTCTAACAAAACCGAAGATGCTTACTCCTCAGTCTTCGGTCCCTGCTGATAAGGTTAGAAGCGGCGAAGATTCGAATGACATGAGTATTATAGAAGAAAACCCACATAAGTACGAATATGGAAGACTATCTCCGTCATTAGATGCACTTTTGGCAGCAGGCAGCAAGGATCTGCATGCTGACTCTGTTGCCGTCCCTGCCAGTTCAATGTCACCAAAGGGGGATGAGGTATCTGCATCAGATGAAAATGAGATTGGCCACATGAGAAATGGTAGAACTACTGACACGCCTAATGAGGCAGAATCAGTTTCTTGTATCAAGTTGAGTGAGGGAAATGGTGGTTCGTTTCATCAAACTGCTTATGATGCATCATCTAACAGAGGTCGTAATCCAGCTGCAGGTGACTTTGTTGATGGCCAAATCCAGACTCCGAATCAATTAAACAAT GTGAATAAGGAATTTACTGAAGTTGGATCTCCAAGGGATATGAAAAAATTGGAGTTAACTGCTGTTAATGGCAAAGTCCTACCAGAATTCAATAGTGAAGCACTTCAGTTTAATGTGTTTGTCCAGCATGAACCTGCTTATCAACATTCAAGTCAAGGCATGGTTCAAGAATATTCTCTTAAGGAGAAAACATATAATAAAGATCAACATTTGGACCAACAATATAGATCACCGATGGAGGGGTCCATATTATTGTTATCTGCTAGACATCAGCAATCGGTTTGGAATACTCCTAATTTGGCAAGACACTCAAGGATAGTGACTCCATCCTCGAAACAACCAGGTTCCTTTTTAAGTGCGGAACACACGAAACATAATGAGTGGGTTTCATCAATTCAGAAAAGTATTTCTAGATTCACACTTCCTGAGCCTTCTCCTTGTGCTTCTAGTCTCAAAGATggaattgaaaaattaaaatgtagaTTATCAAGTTACTCATCTGTGAATTCTCCCATAAAGAATGTTATGGCTGACATTAGCAAAGATCTCCAGTGCAAATTTTCTAATTCTCCTACTGCTTGTTTAGAGAAGCAAACAGCTATGCCTGATCTCAACAGTGGACAGAAAAGCTTATTTAACATGAATAGCAATGGGAATGAGAACCCAATAAACATCAGTATGTTGAGCCAGGTTAACGAGACCACAGACCTTGATAAAGATGAAGAGCCTCAGCATAGCATGGTTACAAACACTCCTTTGAAGGATACATTTGGCACACCAAGAAAAGCAGTGGCTTCACCCTCTCAGCTGTCATTATCAGGAAGCAAAATGACACACCACCTCCTGATGTTAGAAACTCCCACTGAAGGATTATTGGTTTCTGCTGGAACTGCTCCCATATTGGCTGGTGAGCGAGAAGATAGTCCTCCCCATCTGCAAATTGAATCTGAAAAGAACTTCCAATCACCTTCAAAAGGTGCAGTCATTCTAAACAGCCCAGATAAAAGCATTCCAGGTGGAGCAGAACCACTGCATTCTAAACCATATGTCTGCAGCAGCATGACTGAACAATACCTTCAG AGCCCTTCCAGTAAAGAGTCAGCTGAGAACCCCTCCACGAAGGGGCGAAGTCAGGGTCCACCCTGGGAGAATCCAACCCTGAATTCTACTGGGAGAAAGGTAACTCAGAGTCCCCTCAAGAAAGTGCCAAGTCAGAGTCCCCACAGGAAAGAATCAACTCTGAGTCCTCCCAGAAAAGAACTTACTCCAAGTCCTGGAAGAGAACCAATTCGAAGTCCCTTTGTGAAAGAGCTAACTCGAAGTCCTATTGTGAGAGACCCAATTCAAAGTCCTATTGTGAGAGAGCCAATTCATAGTCCCTTCATAAAAGATATGAATCAGAGTCCCTCAAGAAAAGAGTCAACAAATAGCCCCTCCAGGCTGGATTCATCTTATGCAGCTGACACTGAGAATATGCAACCCTTTGCTGGGAAAGACCTAGTATCCCACGAGTCCAATTCAAATGGTCATCCTAGTAGTGATGACTGTTATCAGGGAGTGTATAATTCACGTAGTCCATTTACAGGGCAAGATTCAGAGAAATCTGTTGGACGGAAACGACGAAACCTAGGAATAATTTCTGAGGATGGATACTGTACAGATATGATCCCCAGAATCCAGAAAAGCCCGAAAGTTCCCAGAAGTGAGAACTGCAATCCAGAGTTCATGCTGCATCAGTCAAATAAAGGTTATGATGGCAGAGTGAAGTGTGGGGGCGATACAACATGGAAGTGCTGGACTGAT ATTTTAGTAAAATTCTCAGGAGATACAGAACAACTGCTTTCTCCATCGGCAAGAAAACTAAATTTAAGAGCG ATCGGTGTGCTGGATGATATGCTGGTCCACCTATTGAAGGCTAAAAAATATGGGACGTTGTGTTCTGAGGTCCAGTCTCAG AAGTTCGACTGCATCAATGTTGGGCATAAAAG AGTAGCTGAAGCAAGATTGCTGCTTTATAAAATAGTGTATGAAAAGGCAAAATTGCAGTTAATGCAAGTGAAGCGCGATAAATTACag AGTAGAGTACAGCTCTTACGCTCAGCAATTCAGAAGTCTCAGATGCTGAAATTGAATTACATTCGTTGTCAGTCTGAACCTAGTGAATGGCAGACTCATGTTGATGATAGTCATCATCAGTCCTCTTTAGTTAATTCTGAGGGTGAACAAGAG AAGGATTTTAAACACTTCGAAAACTGTTACAAAGATTATAAACCAGAGAAACCTTTTGTAACTACAAAGCAAggtgaatga